From Eschrichtius robustus isolate mEscRob2 chromosome 7, mEscRob2.pri, whole genome shotgun sequence, a single genomic window includes:
- the C7H10orf53 gene encoding LOW QUALITY PROTEIN: UPF0728 protein C10orf53 homolog (The sequence of the model RefSeq protein was modified relative to this genomic sequence to represent the inferred CDS: substituted 1 base at 1 genomic stop codon), translating to MPRNAAVIMPXGPYSSVGLSVEHRTYRLEALLAVLAKDGHQTILEKIEDWNVVELMVNGEVVFHCNIKDLEFGGDGKLDPLCKEARRAVLNAY from the exons ATGCCCAGGAACGCGGCGGTCATCATGCCCTAGGGGCCGTACAGCTCAGTCGGCCTGTCAGTGGAGCACCGCACCTACCGCCTGGAGGCCCTGCTAG CTGTGTTGGCTAAAGATGGACACCAGACCATCCTAGAGAAGATAGAAGACTGGAATGTGGTGGAACTCATGGTGAATGGAGAAGTTGTCTTCCACTGCAACATCAAAGACTTGGAGTTTG GAGGCGATGGTAAACTAGACCCACTGTGCAAAGAGGCCAGGAGAGCCGTACTAAATGCCTACTGA